TCAAGCGGCTCTTTAAAAGCCCTTGCTGAAACAAGGAAATGAAAGTATAGTCATAGAAAGCTTAAGGTTTGCTTAAAATATAAAAATTTTTGACAAAGTAAGTTAAAATTTTAAAATAATTGGGTTTTGAGAAATCTAAATACCGCCAAAAACACGCACGCATTCCCCATAAAACCACTATTAAGCGCTAATTTACCTCTGTTTTCAAAAATCACTCCATAATAGAGAGCAAAAAATAAAATCATGGACTAGAAAAAATCCGCTTAAGCTAACCCTTTTAAATTGGGTGCTTTTTGTCCCCTTGGTGGGGGAAATGCGTTAGTTCTTCTTAAAGAGTTGGTCTTTAAATGGGTTGTTGAAAGGCTCGTTGGGGGAAAAATTCTTTTTCTTGGGGGTGTACTGATTTTTTGGCAAGTTATCTACAATGTCAGCGACACTGCGCTCTCTCACATTGCAAGACTTCTTCAAGTCTGAAGGGACAGAATTGGGGCTTTCTTGAATGTTGGCGATGAAGACTTCAAAGCCTTTCTCCCAAGCGGCTTCTAACACAGGCACAAAATCGGTATCCCTACTGAACAGCAAAATACACCCTCCTTGTTTGGTGCAATACAGCTTGGTAATATCGTGCACCAACAGTGCATCAACTTGTTTTTGACGCAACTTTAAGTAAGGTATGAAAATCTTGGCTTCTAGACCATTATAGACTTCTTTGTCTTCGAACTTATATACGAATTTGAACTTTACCCGCCCGACTCGTAATTTCACTTGATTTTGTTGGGCGATCGCATGGTTGAAAGATTGGATAATCCCTGATTTATTCACTTTTTCCCCATATTCTTTAAAATTATTCTTTTTATACTCCTCAAGTTCTTCTTTTTTATTGCTCTTGATTCTAGGTTCAACTTCTGTGAAAGGCTCAGATACATAAAAATAGATCCGCTTCAATTCCTCTTCAGGCTCCAAAAACGAACGGATTAGCGCTAAGAGTTGATCGGAATTGTTGAAATTAAAATTAGGCTCTTTTAAACGCTCATCCGTTTCTTGGATTGCTTTCAAATCGGCGAGGAGATTTTCCCAATCCACAAAAATCGTGGTTTCAGTTTTTTCCATGTTTTCTCCCAAAATATGAATTTTGCCATAAGGGTTGAGTATAGCATGGGGATTTAAACATGCCTTGTTTCTTAAAAAAAATAAAAGTTCTGTTAAAGTTCTGTTCTCATCAAACAGACACCAAAAGCCTTAATTAATTTCTTTCATTTTTTAAAAACTTTATAGTAAAACTTTTTTAAGAATAAAGGGGGATATTTCGCGCTTTAATACTTTCAAACCCTTTAAATCCTCCTTAACCTGATCGCTTTTTCAAGGAGTTATCGTTTAACTTGCATCAAGCTTTTTGTATTTTGATGGTAAAAAACGCTTTTTAACCTTTTTTAAAATTTGACAACCAACGCCCCATTAAAAACAGAGCCAAAAATTCAGTTTAACAGACAGCAAGCTAGAAAAGAAGCGGTTAAAACTTTGCCTTGAAAAAACGAACGCTAACGCTAAAAAGAGTTTAGAGTTTTAAAAAAGTCGGTGGTAAAACTAAAAAGGGATTAAAAAACTCTTTTCAAACCAATCAAACCCATTGAAAAAGTTTTACCCCAATTTTAAGAGAAGCGGTTAAAAAACGGATTTCAACCCCTAAAGAGCGTTCTATCCATCAGCATTGATTGAAGCATGACTGATAAAAAGCCTTAAAGTTAATGGCGGACTTCTTTAATCCTTGCTGCCTTACCTCTCCTATCGCGCAAGTAGTAGAGCTTCGCGCGGCGCACCCTACCCACACGCAACACCTCAACGCTCGCCAAACTTTCGCTATAAAAAGGAAAAATTTTCTCCACGCCGATATTGTTAGCCCCTATTTTACGTACGCAAAAAGTCTTATCCACGCCATTGCCTCTAATCGCAATACACACGCCTTCAAAATACTGAGTTCGTGTTTTTTCGCCTTCTTTAATGGTGATACCAAGCCTTAAAGTATCGCCGGCTTTAAATGCTGGCATGGTTTTGTCTTTTAATTGAGCGTCTTCAAACTGCTGAATGTAGCGGTTTTTCATGTGTTTTCCTTAATGTCAATTTCATGATTTGTGCTGTTTGAATAAATCAAGGCGGTAAAATTTTGTCCTTAATTTTGACAAATCAAGTTTTAGTTGCTTGATTTTAGCATGATTTCCTTTAGAATATTCTAAAGGTGCAGGGATTTTATTGATTTCTTTGGATTTAAAAACAGCGTTGGCGAAATTAGGGGCTTCCAAATAATGGTTTTCAAAGCTCTCATTCTCCAAAGATTGAGCGTTACCCAAAACCCCTTGAATGTGGCGAGCGATACTATCTATCAAGCACAACGCCCCAAGCTCGCCCCCTGTTAAAATAAAATCGCCTATACAAAAAACCTCATCAGCACCAAGTTCAATAGAGCGTTCATCAAAGCCCTCATAACGACCGCACACCAAAACGACATGCTTTTTTTGAGCCAAACGCATCGCGTCTGTTTGCTTGAAAGGCTTGCCCACCGCGCTTAAAAAAATCGTGTGTTTAGGGTTTTTAACAGAATGGAGCGCGTTTTCTATCATCTCAGGGTCTAAAATTTGCCCTGCACCCCCACCAATGAGTGCGTGATCCGCTTTTTGATATTTATTAGCGCTAAAATCCCTGAGGTTTAATACTTCTAGTTCAAAAAGATTTTTTTCTAACGCTCTTTTTAAAATGGAGTCTTCAAAATAAGGCCATACGAGTTGCGGGAAAAGGGTTAAAACGCTGAATTTCACTCAACTATTCTCTAAAAGCGTTTTAGCGTTATGGGTGGTTATTTTTTTGTCTTGCAAAAGGATTTCTTTGATATAAAAATCCCTATAAGGGATTAAGAAAATCTTAGCCAAACCTTTTTCAACCAAATTTCTTGCGGTTTCAACTAGAAAATAATCTATTTGAGAAATCCTTTGGATTTCTATGACTTTTCCTAAAATCTCGTTTTCTTCCACCACGATAAGCCCTACTAAATCGCAATAAAAAAACTCCCCATCTTTTAAAACACAGAGTTTTTTACTCTCTTCTTCGCTCATAAAAAGCCCTAAATTAGTCAGCTCTTTAGCCTTTTCAAGCGTATGGATAGTTTCTAAAAACAACAGGTTTTTAGCATGTTCATAAGAATGGATCACATAGTCTTTAAAAGAAGAAGCACGAGAGAAAGCGTTGATTGGAGCAACACTCACCTTAACGCCTTTTTTTAAGCACTCCGGAAAATCGCTCTCTAAATGAAGCTTTAACCCCCCATTAAGCCCCACGCTTTTACCAATTCTGCCCACTAAAAGCATAGAAAAATTCAAAGCGTTTCATCGCCTAAAGTATGGGGATTTTTACCGCTATTTTTATCGTTATTAGCAAAAACAACGATCTTATAAGAAAACCCGTCTTTGGCTTTCACACCAGAAACAAACGCCTTAATCGCGCTCACCATTTTGCCCTCTTTACCAATCACATGCCCCATGTCTGATGGATGGGTATAAATCGTGATTTGCTTGATTTTATCTTCTAAAAGCGTGTGCTCTACGCTCAAAGCTTGCGGAAAAGAAACAACCTTTTTTAAATATTTTTCTAAAAAAGTTGCCACGCAATACGAATAATCCTTACAATCAGCTTGAGAAAAAGGCGTGTTCAAAGGATCTAATTCGCGCATTTAGCCTCACAAAACCTTAGGCTTTTTGAGAAAGTTTTTCCACCCTCTCGCTCATTTTAGCCCCCACGCCTTTCCAGTAATTCAAGCGCTCCTTATCAATTTTAATATCTTTAGGCTCGCTTAAAGGGTTGTAATACCCAATGGATTCAATCCAACCTCCATCTCTTCTTTTCCTAGAATCGGTTACCACCACTCTGTAAAAAGGCTTTTTCTTTCTCCCGATGCGAGTGAGTCTAATGACTGTCATTACAAAAATCTCCTAAAATATTCGTATTAAATTTGAGATTATACAACAAAAGCGCCTAAAACATGCTTAAAAGTTAGCGCATCTTAGGGGGTGTTTGATTTTTAGCCTGACTCATTAGATTCATCAAATCGCTAATACCCTTTTTATTGGTTAAGCGTTTCGCCATTTTGCTCGCTTGATCAAAGCGTTTGATGATGCGATTGATTTCAGACACTTCTAAGCCGCTCCCTAAAGCGATCCTTTTTCTTCGGCTGCCGTTTAAAATCTCGGGGTTTTCTTGCTCTTTTTTGGTCATGGAATTGACCATAGCCTTGATTTTTTTCACTTCTAAAGAGCTTTCTAAATCCGTGTCTTTTAGCGCGCTTGCCATATTCCCTAAACCTGGAATCATAGAGATTAGAGAACTCATAGAGCCTAATTTTTTCACCTTTTCAATTTGGTTTAAAAAATCGTTGAAAGTGAATTGCCCTTTTTTGAGCTTTTTGCTTAAATCTTTGGCTTCATTAGGGTTTAAAACGCTGGCGGTTTTTTCAGCGAGCGAGATAATATCTCCAGCCCCCATCAAACGCCCCACAATCCTTTCAGGCACAAACACATCTAAATCAGGGATTTTTTCCCCGCTCCCAATAAAACGCAAGGGTAAGCCCAATTGATAAGTGATGCCTAAGGCGATACCCCCTTTAGAATCGCTATCAAATTTGCTTAACACCACCCCGCTCACGCCTATTTCTTCATTAAAGGTGTTCGCGCTTTTGACCCCATCTTGCCCGCTCAACGCGTCTGCGACATACAGCACTTCATGGGGGTTTAAGACTTCTTTAACCTCTTTTAATTCTTGCATAAGCTCTTTATCAATGGCTAAACGCCCCGCACTATCCACGAGTAAAACATCAAATTGCGCTTCTTTAGCCCTTTTTAAAGCGTTGTTAGCGATTTCTTTCACGCTTTTATTTTCTTCGTAAAACACTTCCACGCCCACCTGTTCGCCCAAAACCTTTAATTGCTCCACTGCCGCTAAGCGTTGCAAATCGCATGCGCATAAAAGCACTTTTTTATTTTTGGTTTTTAAATAATGAGCGAGTTTAGCGGTGGTGGTTGTCTTACCGCTCCCTTGCAAACCTGCCATTAAAACCACAGTGGGGGGCGTTTGAGCGAAAGTGAAACCACTGCTCCCTTTAGCGCTTAAAATTTCTAACAAACTCTTTTCTAAAGCGTCTAAAAATTGCTGCTTACCGATGCCACTAAGTTTAGTCTGGCTTTCCACTTTTTTGAGCAATTCTCTAGCGACTTTATGATGCACATCATTTTTTAAAAGCGTTTTTTTCAATTCGTCTAACGCTCTGTCTAGCGCTTTTTCATCATCTTGAAAGCGGATTTTATTGAGCGCGTTTTTAAACCCATCGCTTAATGCTTGAAACATTTTCTATCCTTTTATTATGGTTGTTCTAACAAATCCAATTCTTGTTGGATCTTACTCTCTTTTTCTAAAAGCGTTTTTAAACTCTCTTTGGCTTTTTCTAGCACGCTTTTAGGCGCATTTTTGACAAAATTTTCATTGTGCAAATTGAGTTTTAGTTTTTCTTTTTCCAGTTTTTCTAGCTGCTTTTTTAAGCGTGCAATAAGCGGGCTTAAATCAAGATTCTCTAAATCCGCATGAGTTTGGCAAAATTCCCCCACATCGCTCACGCTTTTTAAAGGCTTATAAGTGATCACGCTGACTTTTTCCAACCTCGCTAATTTTTGGGCGTAAGTTTGCAAACGCTCTGTGTTTTCTATGGCTTCCCTTAATCCCACGCTCGCTTCTTTTAAAACAATCGATGGGGTTTCTAGCATGATTTTCAAACGCCTTAAAGACACAATGCAATCTTTAATCACTTCAAATTCATGCTCTAATTTTTCATCTTGCGCCAAATCTTTAGGGTAAGGCATGACCATGATAGAATGAGCGTTTTCTAGTTCCGTGTTACTGAGCTTGTGGTATAAAGACTCGCTGATAAAGGGCATGAAAGGGTGCAAAAGTTTTAAAGCCTCTTTTAACACGCTCCCTAATTCGTCTATCGCTTCATTTTCCACTTTAGAAAATTCAATGAACCAATCGCAAAATTCCCCCCACAAAAAGCGGTATAACAAAGTCGTGGCGTCATTAAAACGATAGTTATCTAAAGCGTTACGAACCTCTTTAGTAACAAGATTCAAGCGCGATTTCGCATAACGCCCCAAAGCTGTTTGGTATTCGTTCAAACGCTCTTTATCTTTGAAAGATTCTTGTTTGAGCTTCAAGTAACTCGCCGCATTGAAAATCTTGTTGGCGAAATTCTTATTATTTTCTAAATGCGTAGTGGAAAGCTTAATGTCCCTACCCGTAGCGCACAAATTGGCTAAAGTGAAACGCAGGCTATCCGCGCCGTATTTTTCTATCATCTCTAAAGGATCTATCACATTACCTTTAGATTTGCTCATTTTTTCACCCTTTTCGTCCCTAACCAAGGCGTGCAAGTAAATGTCTTTAAAGGGCAATTCGCCTAAAAGCGACTCGCTACAAAAGAGCATCCTAGCCACCCAAAAAAAGAGGATGTCAAACCCGGTAATGAGCGTGGTGTTAGGGTAGAAATCTTTCAAATCGTTTTCATTAAACAAACTACTTTTTTCTTGCCCCCACCCCAAAGTAGAGAACGCCCATAGCCCTGAACTAAACCATGTGTCTAGCACATCTTTATCCTGCTCTAGTTTTTCGCTCTTACAAGTAGGGCAGTTTAAGGGAGCATCTAGGCTTACGAACTGGTGGTTATTCTCGCAAGTAAATACCGGTATTTGATGCCCCCAAAACAATTGCCTGCTGATACACCAAGGGCGTAATTCCCTCATCCAAGCGTTATAATTATTGATCCAATTAGAAGGGTAGAATC
The window above is part of the Helicobacter pylori genome. Proteins encoded here:
- the trmD gene encoding tRNA (guanosine(37)-N1)-methyltransferase TrmD, with the translated sequence MKFSVLTLFPQLVWPYFEDSILKRALEKNLFELEVLNLRDFSANKYQKADHALIGGGAGQILDPEMIENALHSVKNPKHTIFLSAVGKPFKQTDAMRLAQKKHVVLVCGRYEGFDERSIELGADEVFCIGDFILTGGELGALCLIDSIARHIQGVLGNAQSLENESFENHYLEAPNFANAVFKSKEINKIPAPLEYSKGNHAKIKQLKLDLSKLRTKFYRLDLFKQHKS
- the rimM gene encoding ribosome maturation factor RimM (Essential for efficient processing of 16S rRNA); amino-acid sequence: MLLVGRIGKSVGLNGGLKLHLESDFPECLKKGVKVSVAPINAFSRASSFKDYVIHSYEHAKNLLFLETIHTLEKAKELTNLGLFMSEEESKKLCVLKDGEFFYCDLVGLIVVEENEILGKVIEIQRISQIDYFLVETARNLVEKGLAKIFLIPYRDFYIKEILLQDKKITTHNAKTLLENS
- the valS gene encoding valine--tRNA ligase, with translation MKQEPTTYQPEEIEKKIYEICSHRGYFEIDGNEAIQEKNKRFCLMMPPPNVTGILHIGHALTLSLQDILARYKRMDGYKTLYQPGLDHAGIATQNVVEKQLLNQGIKKEDLGREAFVQKVWEWKEKSGGAILEQMKRLGVSAAFSRTRFTMDKGLQRAVKLAFLKWYEKGLIIQDNYMVNWCTKDGALSDIEVEYEERKGALYYIRYYLENQKDYLVVATTRPETLFGDSALMVNPNDERYKHLVGQKVILPLIHRTIPIIADAHVEMEFGTGCVKVTPGHDFNDYEVGKRHHLEAIKIFDEKGILNTHCGEFENLERLKARDKVVEKLKENALLEKIEEHTHQVGHCYRCHNVVEPYVSKQWFVKPEIAQGSIEKIQQGLARFYPSNWINNYNAWMRELRPWCISRQLFWGHQIPVFTCENNHQFVSLDAPLNCPTCKSEKLEQDKDVLDTWFSSGLWAFSTLGWGQEKSSLFNENDLKDFYPNTTLITGFDILFFWVARMLFCSESLLGELPFKDIYLHALVRDEKGEKMSKSKGNVIDPLEMIEKYGADSLRFTLANLCATGRDIKLSTTHLENNKNFANKIFNAASYLKLKQESFKDKERLNEYQTALGRYAKSRLNLVTKEVRNALDNYRFNDATTLLYRFLWGEFCDWFIEFSKVENEAIDELGSVLKEALKLLHPFMPFISESLYHKLSNTELENAHSIMVMPYPKDLAQDEKLEHEFEVIKDCIVSLRRLKIMLETPSIVLKEASVGLREAIENTERLQTYAQKLARLEKVSVITYKPLKSVSDVGEFCQTHADLENLDLSPLIARLKKQLEKLEKEKLKLNLHNENFVKNAPKSVLEKAKESLKTLLEKESKIQQELDLLEQP
- the rplS gene encoding 50S ribosomal protein L19 codes for the protein MKNRYIQQFEDAQLKDKTMPAFKAGDTLRLGITIKEGEKTRTQYFEGVCIAIRGNGVDKTFCVRKIGANNIGVEKIFPFYSESLASVEVLRVGRVRRAKLYYLRDRRGKAARIKEVRH
- the rpsP gene encoding 30S ribosomal protein S16 produces the protein MTVIRLTRIGRKKKPFYRVVVTDSRKRRDGGWIESIGYYNPLSEPKDIKIDKERLNYWKGVGAKMSERVEKLSQKA
- the ffh gene encoding signal recognition particle protein, encoding MFQALSDGFKNALNKIRFQDDEKALDRALDELKKTLLKNDVHHKVARELLKKVESQTKLSGIGKQQFLDALEKSLLEILSAKGSSGFTFAQTPPTVVLMAGLQGSGKTTTTAKLAHYLKTKNKKVLLCACDLQRLAAVEQLKVLGEQVGVEVFYEENKSVKEIANNALKRAKEAQFDVLLVDSAGRLAIDKELMQELKEVKEVLNPHEVLYVADALSGQDGVKSANTFNEEIGVSGVVLSKFDSDSKGGIALGITYQLGLPLRFIGSGEKIPDLDVFVPERIVGRLMGAGDIISLAEKTASVLNPNEAKDLSKKLKKGQFTFNDFLNQIEKVKKLGSMSSLISMIPGLGNMASALKDTDLESSLEVKKIKAMVNSMTKKEQENPEILNGSRRKRIALGSGLEVSEINRIIKRFDQASKMAKRLTNKKGISDLMNLMSQAKNQTPPKMR
- a CDS encoding KH domain-containing protein is translated as MRELDPLNTPFSQADCKDYSYCVATFLEKYLKKVVSFPQALSVEHTLLEDKIKQITIYTHPSDMGHVIGKEGKMVSAIKAFVSGVKAKDGFSYKIVVFANNDKNSGKNPHTLGDETL
- a CDS encoding NYN domain-containing protein, whose product is MEKTETTIFVDWENLLADLKAIQETDERLKEPNFNFNNSDQLLALIRSFLEPEEELKRIYFYVSEPFTEVEPRIKSNKKEELEEYKKNNFKEYGEKVNKSGIIQSFNHAIAQQNQVKLRVGRVKFKFVYKFEDKEVYNGLEAKIFIPYLKLRQKQVDALLVHDITKLYCTKQGGCILLFSRDTDFVPVLEAAWEKGFEVFIANIQESPNSVPSDLKKSCNVRERSVADIVDNLPKNQYTPKKKNFSPNEPFNNPFKDQLFKKN